Below is a window of Halomicrobium mukohataei DSM 12286 DNA.
TTCTTCTCTCCGTAGGAGTCGTACCGGGCGGCGACAGCGCCGTCCTCGTCCGACAGGAGCGTGAACGGGAGGTCGTACTCCGCCGCGAAGGCCGCCAGGTCGTCGACCGGGTCGTCGCTGACTCCCAGGACAGCGACGTTTCGATCCGCGAACGCGTCCCACTCGTCGCGGAAGCCACAGGCTTCTTTCGTACAGCCTGGCGTGTCGGCTCGGGGGTAGAAGTAGAGGACGACACGCTGGCCCTCGTACTCCGAGAGCGCCACGGTCTCGCCGTCCTGCTCTGGCAGT
It encodes the following:
- the bcp gene encoding thioredoxin-dependent thiol peroxidase, with product MLEAGDTAPTFELPEQDGETVALSEYEGQRVVLYFYPRADTPGCTKEACGFRDEWDAFADRNVAVLGVSDDPVDDLAAFAAEYDLPFTLLSDEDGAVAARYDSYGEKNMFGNTFDGVFRNTYVIDPDGVIERVYEGVSPEGHAEEILADLD